The Verrucomicrobiota bacterium DNA window GGAAAAGCTGAATGGTGTTGCCACGCGTTTTGATGGCGGTGTCGAAGGGCTCCTGTAAATCGCGGTTGTCACCGAGCAGCTTCAAGATTTTCTCCCGCTCGACGACAGCCTTCCTTGCGTCGGGTCTGGACTCCGTCAACTGGACAAGATTCGTCTCCAATTGATTGAAGCGCGTTCCAAGCGTTGCGAGCAATTCCTTGTTGTCAGCCTTGCGCGCAGCGCGCTGGGCAATGCGTGTTTTCGCCCGTTGCGCCGCGAGTTCAGCAAGTCCGGGCACGTTTTTCTCCGCCTGCAGGAACGCCGGCATGACTGCGAGAAGGTTCGTGTTGAGTTGGATGGCCCCGACCTGGAGCGGTCGCAGCGCGTTGCGTTGCTCGGCAAGTTCCGGCAGTCCGGGGGCAATGCGTAACGGCGTGAGTTGCAGCGCGCCGAAGGCTGCCGCATACGCGCACGCGGAAAGCAGCGCGGTCACCAGCGTTACGCGGCGAAGTTCCGGTGCGAACAATTCGGCGAAGCTCGGACGTTTGAGCGTGCCGGCCCGGCGTCGTTCGCGCCAGATTTGCGATTCGGGTACGAACGGCAGGAGGAATGCAATCAGCAGCGCCGGTATCAATCCCGTGAACAAAGTGTAGCGCCACGCCGCGTGCGTGTTAAATACGTCCGGCAGCGGCAGCGCGGGCAATGTATTCGCGTGCGAAACCACCCAGACGTTGATGCCCGTCACCAATAGTCCGCCGACCGACGCGAACGCCTGCGTGCTGCCGATGACGATTTCTTTGCGTCGTTTATCGGGAAACAATTCTGCCAGCCACGTAATCGCCGCGACGAATTCGACGCACACGCCAATGAACGTGGTGCAGCGGAAGAATACGAACCAACCCAGGCTCGTGCTGAG harbors:
- a CDS encoding MFS transporter, coding for MSSESSSRFTLTQWLIIAIAAIGFLFDTYELLMTPLVGVPAIAELLQVPANNPLVTRWMGNMLWLSALCGGVFGLLGGWLIDRFGRKRIMAASIFVYSLSPVAAALSTSLGWFVFFRCTTFIGVCVEFVAAITWLAELFPDKRRKEIVIGSTQAFASVGGLLVTGINVWVVSHANTLPALPLPDVFNTHAAWRYTLFTGLIPALLIAFLLPFVPESQIWRERRRAGTLKRPSFAELFAPELRRVTLVTALLSACAYAAAFGALQLTPLRIAPGLPELAEQRNALRPLQVGAIQLNTNLLAVMPAFLQAEKNVPGLAELAAQRAKTRIAQRAARKADNKELLATLGTRFNQLETNLVQLTESRPDARKAVVEREKILKLLGDNRDLQEPFDTAIKTRGNTIQLFQETGGLVGRILLAVLLLAAITRRNLLRLFLVPGLALFPVTYWVLYHQSAAAMQWGIFFCGLMVVAQFSYFGEYLPKVFPLHLRGTGGSFATNVGGRMVGTFAAFVTANWIAPMIGAKSTFDSVAVAAGIVGTSVFIIALAATFILPEPKEQLEP